The sequence below is a genomic window from Methylotuvimicrobium sp. KM2.
TTGATCATTCGATTCCACTGCATAGCGGTTACACTTTTAGGACCCGTGCTATTTTAGAACAACAAAAAAAACTCGGTTGGCAAACGTTTCATGTGACTTCGGCCAAGCATAAAGTCGCCGAGCAAGCGGTTGAAGAAGTCGACGGGCTGCTTTTTTACCGGTCGCCGATGCCGCGATGTTTTTGGGCCGATTGGCCGATTGTGAACCAATGGGCGATTGTGAAATCGCTCTGTAAGCGCTTGGATGAAATCATTCCGGAAATCAACCCCGATGTTTTGCACGCGCATTCTCCCGCGTTAAATGGCTTGGCCGCTCTGAAAGCGGCACGAAAACACAATATTCCCTTGGTCTACGAGTGCCGAGCGTTTTGGGAGGATGCGGCGGTCGATCACGGTTCGACGACTGAAGGCAGTTTGCGTTATCGCTTAACTCATTATTTAGAAACTCAAGTGTTCAAGAATGCCGATGCCGTGACGACGATCTGCGAAGGTCTGCGAAACGACATTATCGGTCGGGGCGTTGCCGATAGCAAAATTACCGTAATTCCGAATGCGGTCGATATCGATAAATTCAGCCTCGGCGTCGAGGCCGATCTGTCATTGCGCGAACAACTGGGGTTAGTGGATAAGGTGGTATTGGGGTTCATCGGTTCGTTCTATGCCTATGAAGGTATTCCTCTTTTGCTCGATGCCTTGCCCGCGATTTTGAAGGAAATTCCGGATGTTCGTTTATTGTTGGTCGGCGGCGGTCCTCAGAATGACGCGATCAAGCAAAAGGCCAGCGATTTGG
It includes:
- a CDS encoding TIGR04063 family PEP-CTERM/XrtA system glycosyltransferase, which encodes MKILHILDHSIPLHSGYTFRTRAILEQQKKLGWQTFHVTSAKHKVAEQAVEEVDGLLFYRSPMPRCFWADWPIVNQWAIVKSLCKRLDEIIPEINPDVLHAHSPALNGLAALKAARKHNIPLVYECRAFWEDAAVDHGSTTEGSLRYRLTHYLETQVFKNADAVTTICEGLRNDIIGRGVADSKITVIPNAVDIDKFSLGVEADLSLREQLGLVDKVVLGFIGSFYAYEGIPLLLDALPAILKEIPDVRLLLVGGGPQNDAIKQKASDLGLLDKVVFTGRVPHDRVQDYYNQVDIFVYPRLSMRLTDLVTPLKPLEAMAQGRLVVASDVGGHKELIDDEKTGYLFAAGNAESLAQTVLRLLNNRSQWDAIRANGRRFVEEKRNWAYSVSRYQNVYQRLLQK